In Desulfobacterales bacterium, the sequence GTATTCTTAAACAACTGATGCAGCCGACGGGCGCCGTTCATGACCGATGCCGGCGCATGATCATTGGCAGGAACATACCCACGATAATTATTGACAAACATTAGCTGAAATATGTTTTTAAAAAAATCAACGCCCGCCAGAGGATCTTCCAAGTCAATGCGCATATCCAGCGTATTGTCCAAGCGATCCGCTAACTTAACATGCACAAGCTGCGGCGATTGGCTGGCACTTTCAAGTAGTCGGCCGATATATTGGTAGTAGGTTTCCCTTTCAGTTCGCGTTAGCGCTATGATATGATTCAGCAATACAGCTTCATCCTCATCCGGCATTCGCTCCAGAAGACTGTATAGCCGGCCTTCCATGTCCTTCCATTGAGCTGCATCGAAATCATTGGAACTGATATCTTCCATGATATCGTGAAACAGAACACTCAACAGCCCAACAATTTTCAATGGCTTTTGATAGCGTGCAAAAATCGCCGTCGCCCGCAAGGGATGCAGCACCGCCATGGGGCCCAGGTGACGTCTTTTTTGCCGATAGGCACTGAAAAGATAGCCGAGCGCATCCATTAAAAGACCCTTTTTTTCGCGGTCTTTTGAAACATTCCGGTCCAGGGCTTTACCGCCAATGATATACATCATGACGTTATAGCGATTTAACGATGCAGCGCTCAGATTATAGTTGAGAACTGACGATAATTTTAAAAATTCTGTCAGATCATACTGAGACATGGGTCATTCCCTTTTGGGCGGTACAATCGTGTACACTATATTGGCGCCAAAACCATTGAAGGGCAAGACTTTTTTTGACTACCCCTTTCTGGCTAGTGGCCATTACAAGGTTTCAGGTGTCAGGTTTCGGGTGTCAGGCATTCGGTGGTCCGTATCGAGCCCTTGCTACCCGGTAGAGATAACGGTCTAATGTTTTGGTTGTTTTCTGATTTGAATCTTGTGTTCCCTGACACCTGACACCCGACACCTATTATGAACCGGAAGCAAGGATTGTGATGGATAGGATATAGAATTGAAGAATGAGTATGCCGCTTGGAAACAATTTGGGCACGAAACGGAAGGCTTATTGAAACTCGGTAGCTAATTTATCAACTGAGGTGGCGATCTCATCAATGACCGGATCAAATTGGGCTTTATCCAATCCCACATAACTTAATATTTTCGGATCGAATTCAGCAAGTGATGCTGCATTGCCCGACGTAAATCCGGCTTCTTTAGCGGCGATATCCGCCAGGTGGACGACTAGTGCCAGCTCGTTATTCCCTGAACGCATGGGGGAGTGGTGATAGCGTATGGCCAGCGATTGGGTTTCGGGATAGCGCCAAAATCGTGAAGCGCGCGACATAACCTCGGCATGATCAAACCCTAAAATCATCTTTTCCGCTTCAATAAAATTTTCTGGCGTCTTTTTTAAATGGGCATTAAAATCTTTCCTGTGCTCCTCAACATAAGGGTCGAGTATAATTTTACCGGCATCATGCAGTAACCCGGCAATGAATGCATCTTCAACCAAATCGCTGTTGATTTTGGCGGCGATGATCTTGGAGCCCAATGCAACTGCCAGCGAATGTTTCCAAAAATCACTGGGATTTAATTGATAACCCTTTAGCTTTTTACTTAAAAGCCTCGATGAGGCCGCTATGGTAATCAATTCTCCGAGCGTTTTTTGCCCAAGTAAGATGGAAGCATGCTGAATCGATGACACCATACCGCTTAACCCATAATAGGCAGAATTGGCCAATGCCAAAACCCGCGCAACAATGGCCTGATCATGTTCGATGACCGCAGATAATTCCTTCAGGCTCGAGCCGGGGTCTTCCATTAATTCGCGCGCCTTGAGAATAATATTGGGCATCGGTGGCAATTCCACCAGACTGCGCAATATTTTGCTTTTCAGTGACAGGATCTCAGGTTTATCCTGGTTGTCGTTGATTGTAGAGGCTAAGCGTGTCTCCTCATCACCGGACGCCGTTTGAGAGTCAGGATGCGGCAAACCATCCGTCGGCAGCGAGAGTTGAACATGCACCTCGGCTTTGCACAGAGAACAGGCAAGTTCCAAGGCCCGTTTGTGGGTTACGATCAAATCACCGCTGATCGCACTGATTCTAAGGCATTTGGGGCATTCAATTCTCATAATAAATATTTTTCAGTAATTCGGCGATTAAATCAAATCCCACCAACCGGATGTCGATAGCGCCTTGTTGCCCGGTCGGTTTTTTTTAGTTTGTAATTTGCGTAATGTATTGTCATTGAATCAGTTCTTCGGCCCGACAGGTTCTGAAGAAGCGTTGATATTGCGCATGAAATCAAGATCGCTTTTGCTTCTTTGAACCATGAGGGTTTCCACCTTTTTTTTATCAAGACCCATCAAAATTTTGTAAGCATTATACTTGGTCTTGCAAAAGAAAATATCGAATGGCTCTTTTCTGCCCTCAGCACGGTAAATGCGAATGCCGGGAATATCATCTGTTTGTATGTATTCGCTATCAGCATTGATCAGCAGGGGTTCAATATCGCGTTTATTCAGCCAGGGTATGCAAGCGCCTTCCATGCCCAGATCCGGATCCATGATAGAGCGAATTTTTTCGGTCACACCGCCAACCGCAAGTATTATATCACCGGTCAGGGAACCGGTCACGCCATAGCGCTGATTGACCGGCTTTTTCACAAAATCAGATATGAGCGCGATATCCATGGCAACGGAGGCGCTGTCACCTTCCACCCCGCCGTGGGCCTGAATATATTCCACATACATTTCATACCCCACATATGGGGCTCCGATTTTGTTCAACACCTTTTTAATAGAGGCGCGCACGTTTTGTGCTGCCGCTTTGGCGATATCACCGATTTTACCAGGTGCAACCACTCTGTCAGCAACACCCAGATTAATCTGGCAATGTATTGGCAGGGGTTGACCTAGCATCTGGCTGCTGGAGTTAGAATGGATGACAGCCAAACCGACAACATAGCCGATTGAATCGGTCATTGAGCTAATATATTTTTTTAAATATTTTTTCTGCTGACCGAATTCCTGCGAAAGCCCTCCTTCCAGACTTAAGTGTTCTTTAAGTGCATGTTTAACATGCCGTGCTTGAACCAGGGTTGAATTTTCAAAAATTGCCTCAAACTCGGCGGATTTGATCACACCATTTATGGGACGCAAAATACTGCTCAACTTCCCATCCGAAGCCCGGCACCTCAATTCTTTTATAATCTCCAAAACGGCGCTTTTATCAAACTCGCGCTCTTGCAATTTAAAATCAGCGGGAAGTGATTTCCCGTATATGGTTTCACTGCGCTGTTTGACACTTTGGTAGCCTTCGGCTTTAATGACATCTCCCCAGGAATCTTTAAACTCAGCACCCAGATTAATGATTTCTTGTTTCACATATTGGGCAACCTGGCGTATGTTTTCGGTTGTCTCCGGAACGGCGCTTTCCATGCGGATGATTTCGCCCTTATCTTCAATGCGGCTTAAAAACGCCCCCTCACCCTCTTGCTGCAAATGCTGCAGGGTGTCATGGTTGCAGCAGGCAACAATGATATTATCGGCTTTGAGATGATTTTCTGAGCGGTCGGCAGCGCCGCTGCCCGTATTGCGTCCGCCTTCAAGGATGTAACGCTTGTTTTGCATAACCTCTAGCAATTCCGCCATGTATCCAACCTTGATCAGGGTTTTTAATTCATCAATATAAATAATCGGTGATTTAGCATGGGCCCCCAGGTAGGCCCGTTTGTGACAGGGCGTTTCAAGATTGCCGGATTGATACGGATCATGACGAAACCCGCCTTTCATGTTTCTGGCATCCGGTTCTGATACCCTTGCCATCAGGTCCATATCTTTGCGGGGATCGTATAAAATATCCGGTACCATGTCATATAAATGCTTGACGGCATTTCGGCGGTCAGCGATGGATTCCCTTTGGATTTTCTCCTGCGCCCGGTGATTGTTTTCCTGCATATACATGAAAATGGCACCCATTCCGGTTAGCCCGGCAGCGATAAAAGCAGGAGAATAAAAAATGCCGGCGGTGGCTGCAATGACCGTTGCCCATAACAGCGCCCGTTTCGCTTTGCGGGCCGATTGAATTTGATCTGAAAGATTAAACTCATCAACGGCATCTTTGGCCGCATCAATTGCTTGATTGAAATTGTCAAGGAGTGGGTCGATGATATGCGGATCGTCATAAGCAATGCGCACATGGTTTTTATCTTTACCTGGAAAGGCAATGATGGCTTCCTGGGGTCGCAGATAATCACCCAGGGATTCTTCCAGAACTTCCTTAAACATATTGGCCAGCATAGATTTGCCGGTTCCCGGTCTGCCGACCATGAGGATGTGACCCCTGTTTTGAGCAATTTTACGAATCGCCCGCTTGGCTTTATCCTGGAAAATGACCCGCTCGATGGGATCTTCAGGAACATCGATTTGAGCGGTATCCGCAAAAAAATCAAGTCGTTCCTCGAGGGTGTGAGGATAATCCAGCAATTCCTTTATCCACTCATAATCATTGTCTTTATAGTCACTCTTCATGGTTGAAACCTTCTATCGAATCCAACAGATAAAACATGCCGGCTTCAGAACCTTTGACGCGGTTTTGGATCTCATTATGAACCTGCGGTAATTTTTTCCGGAGCATGTCTAAAGCTCTTAAATCGTGTAACACTGATATCAGTGTGGTCATATTTTCCTCAAGACCATTGCCCTGAGGTATATAATTAAAAGAAATTCCAATTTGCATATAATTCAGCGCAGGCCGAATTAAATTCCGCTGGTGGTTATCGATTTTATTGTCGCTTAAAATTTCCCGATAAACTTTAGGAAATGGTGACTTGGCATAATTGACCTCAAGTTTTTGGTTAAAAAACAACTTCACGGGTTTGGCCTGCTCGCGGATGCACTTTTCAAAGGCCTTTATTAATTTTTGGTCTTCTACCAACGCCTGCTGCAGCAAAAACATGTATTTAAGCAAATCATCGTTATCCAGTCGGAATTCGACCGCATTATTTGCATTTAAAACGCAGCACTGGGGTTTGCCATTACGCTCAAAAACCATCAAACGGTGGATCTGCTCGGATCTGAAAGCCCGAAAGTCAAACCCGCGCATCTCAAACAGACCGTCGCCGATATACGCTTTGCGGAGCAATACACCCACATTCTTGGATATATAATTTTGCATGTATTTTAATTTTTCTTCGATGCTGCCCTGAAGCTTCAAATAGGTCAGGCTACCGCCAAGGTCTTTGCAGATGCCGATAACATGTGCAATTCGATAAGGATCAATTTGGGCCAGGCGCCGTGCAACGGCATCATAGGCGCGTAAGGACCCGTAAATGTTAAATAAATAGCTTTCTAAGGTTTTGTCCCTAAGCGGTGGTATCCATATCTTGTTATGGGATACGAGCACCTCCGGCGGGATGAGATGGCTGTTCCAAACCCGACGCAGACGGCGAGGTAAAAGACGTTTTAATTTTTCAACAATTTTAGTTGTCGTTCGCTGGGGATAATGGATTTCACATCCGATGAGCCGTTTTTCAACTTCAATAGGTTGGGGATTCAATAGATAATAGGCGATATCGGATATCTGATATTCCCGAACATTCTGATTGGCTTTGCCACCGTCAATTTTGCTCAGATCAAATTGAGAATCCCGGCCTTCAGTGATAATCCAAATATTGGTATTTAAACCGCTGAAAGGTTGCGCATTTTTCAGTGCTGACACGGATGCTCCCTCTTACATAACAGTTCTAAGTCGGGCCGGATACAAATCGACCCAGCGATCCGGTCACTGATGGTCTCCTGCCATCGCAGACTGGCCTCGCTTGATGCTTATCGGTATTTGAAATAACGGGTTAGATTTAATATCGGTAAAATTTTTAAAGACTTGAAACTTAATGTGGTATTTGGCAGGCGATGATATCGTTTGGTGGTCTCATTTACCATTTGCAGACCCTTTCAGGTCCAATGCACTGCATATAGCGAAAACTGGCATTTCAATGTCAAAACCGTGACTCCGGAAAAATTTTCTTAGTGAACAGCCTTGCACCCAGAATCAAGCAAATTGATAACCTATCGATATCAAACAACTATTTTCTGTTTGAAGTTGAAGCTGCTTTTGGTACAAATCTTGCTACGATAAGCATAGCCAATGAATGGATTAAAAAACAATAGGAGGTTTCGACATGTTTTATAGATGGGTTCTCATTGCTTTTTTGGGTCTTTTTTTAGTGAGTTGTGCCACCATGCCGGCCGCGGGGCCATCCCAGCCGCAGGAGGTCGTGGTCAAAGTTCAGGCTGCAGATCCGACCCAGGTCAAAGTTAGCCAGAACGATAATAGTGAGCGAATCAACAGATCGATGGAAGTCCCCAATCAGGAAGGACACCTTTCACAACTGTCTTTTATTTCTAAGGACAAAGCCTTTGTTAAGATTTTTTCAGGCCTTTCGGTATCGGATGTCACACGCCTGTGGAACGATCTTTGTGTTTTGGAAAACAATACCGATATCCGGGATGTTAACTTATTTATTAATTCACCCGGCGGCGATGCATTTTCAGGACTGGCGCTGGCCGATCAGATTGAACGCGCGCGGCGAAAGGGATTCCGTATTACGGCTCATGCTTCGGGAATTATCGCCAGTGCGGCCGTACCGGTATTTGCCGTTTGTAATCAACGGTTTGCAGCCCCAGGAACCATTTTTATGGTGCATGAGGCCGCATTGTGGAAATGGCCGGGACGCGAAACGGCATCGGATATCCGCTCGCAAAACGAGCTGATGAGTCTGCTGCGCGAGCGCTATATCAGCAAATTGACCGCCAATACCAAGTTAGATAAAGGCAAATGGGAAGAGCTGGAAAAGAAAACGACCTGGTTCAGCGTTGAAAAAGCATTGGATTGGGGCTTGGTCGA encodes:
- a CDS encoding HDOD domain-containing protein; the protein is MRIECPKCLRISAISGDLIVTHKRALELACSLCKAEVHVQLSLPTDGLPHPDSQTASGDEETRLASTINDNQDKPEILSLKSKILRSLVELPPMPNIILKARELMEDPGSSLKELSAVIEHDQAIVARVLALANSAYYGLSGMVSSIQHASILLGQKTLGELITIAASSRLLSKKLKGYQLNPSDFWKHSLAVALGSKIIAAKINSDLVEDAFIAGLLHDAGKIILDPYVEEHRKDFNAHLKKTPENFIEAEKMILGFDHAEVMSRASRFWRYPETQSLAIRYHHSPMRSGNNELALVVHLADIAAKEAGFTSGNAASLAEFDPKILSYVGLDKAQFDPVIDEIATSVDKLATEFQ
- a CDS encoding ATP-binding protein translates to MKSDYKDNDYEWIKELLDYPHTLEERLDFFADTAQIDVPEDPIERVIFQDKAKRAIRKIAQNRGHILMVGRPGTGKSMLANMFKEVLEESLGDYLRPQEAIIAFPGKDKNHVRIAYDDPHIIDPLLDNFNQAIDAAKDAVDEFNLSDQIQSARKAKRALLWATVIAATAGIFYSPAFIAAGLTGMGAIFMYMQENNHRAQEKIQRESIADRRNAVKHLYDMVPDILYDPRKDMDLMARVSEPDARNMKGGFRHDPYQSGNLETPCHKRAYLGAHAKSPIIYIDELKTLIKVGYMAELLEVMQNKRYILEGGRNTGSGAADRSENHLKADNIIVACCNHDTLQHLQQEGEGAFLSRIEDKGEIIRMESAVPETTENIRQVAQYVKQEIINLGAEFKDSWGDVIKAEGYQSVKQRSETIYGKSLPADFKLQEREFDKSAVLEIIKELRCRASDGKLSSILRPINGVIKSAEFEAIFENSTLVQARHVKHALKEHLSLEGGLSQEFGQQKKYLKKYISSMTDSIGYVVGLAVIHSNSSSQMLGQPLPIHCQINLGVADRVVAPGKIGDIAKAAAQNVRASIKKVLNKIGAPYVGYEMYVEYIQAHGGVEGDSASVAMDIALISDFVKKPVNQRYGVTGSLTGDIILAVGGVTEKIRSIMDPDLGMEGACIPWLNKRDIEPLLINADSEYIQTDDIPGIRIYRAEGRKEPFDIFFCKTKYNAYKILMGLDKKKVETLMVQRSKSDLDFMRNINASSEPVGPKN
- a CDS encoding ATP-dependent Clp protease proteolytic subunit, encoding MFYRWVLIAFLGLFLVSCATMPAAGPSQPQEVVVKVQAADPTQVKVSQNDNSERINRSMEVPNQEGHLSQLSFISKDKAFVKIFSGLSVSDVTRLWNDLCVLENNTDIRDVNLFINSPGGDAFSGLALADQIERARRKGFRITAHASGIIASAAVPVFAVCNQRFAAPGTIFMVHEAALWKWPGRETASDIRSQNELMSLLRERYISKLTANTKLDKGKWEELEKKTTWFSVEKALDWGLVDKIE